One Fusobacterium simiae genomic window, TATGGAGAAAATTATCCAATACAAAAAATGCACAAGAATGGGAATATCAAGCAACAGTTGAGGATTTAGAAGCTGCTAGACTTTCTTTGGTTAATAGTGTGGTAGATACATATTTTAATATAGTCTATTTGAATGATGCTATTTCTCTTTTAAATGATAAAATTGAGCAATATGAACAAATAAACACTATCATAAAAAATAAATATCAATATGGGGTAAATAGTGAATTAGAGTATTTACAATCTGACCAATCTTTAATAAATTTAAAAAATTCTCTTTTAACTTATCAAAATGAAAAAACTCAACAAGAACAAAGTTTAAGAGATTTATTAAATTTAAAACCAGAAGAAAATATAGAAATTAAAACTAAAAATTTATTATCTTTCAAAGATATAGGAGTTAATTTAGATGTTCCTGTATCTGTAATAGCTAATAGACCAGATGTAAAAGCTTATGAATACAGATTATCTAAGGCATTTAAAGATGTTAAAGCTACACAAGCTAAATTATATCCAAGTGTAACTATACAATCATCTTTAAGTTCTAGTGGTAATAAAATTGATAATGCTTTAAATGTTCCTGTGGGACTTGCTAGCATAAATATTAGCTTACCTTTCTTAAATTGGAATACTTTAAAATGGAATATAAAAATAGATGAGGCTAGTTATGAGAGCACAAAAGTTGATTTTGAAAAATCAATAATTACTTCTTTAAATGAAATAGATACTTACTATAAATCTTATCAACAAGCTAGTTCTAGCTTTACTTTACAAGAAAAAAATTTAAAAGCTCAAAAAGAGATAACAAAGCATTATAAAAATAGATATGATAATGGTAATGTAGAATTCAAAAGTTGGTTAGAAGCTCTTGTAAATGAAAAAGATACTGAATTAAATGTATTAAAAGCAAAATTTGATATAATAGAAGCAGAGAACAAAATTTATCAAGCTATGG contains:
- the tdeA gene encoding toxin/drug exporter TdeA; translated protein: MRKIIIFIALLSTIACTNTDINNSYKQSKEDFQVYQEISSNYKIDKEWWKEYGNSELNNIMNIALKNNSDLKKAAINVNKALYQANLLGADLVPSFSSSLGSSASKNIKTGGSSNINHSASISLSYELDLWRKLSNTKNAQEWEYQATVEDLEAARLSLVNSVVDTYFNIVYLNDAISLLNDKIEQYEQINTIIKNKYQYGVNSELEYLQSDQSLINLKNSLLTYQNEKTQQEQSLRDLLNLKPEENIEIKTKNLLSFKDIGVNLDVPVSVIANRPDVKAYEYRLSKAFKDVKATQAKLYPSVTIQSSLSSSGNKIDNALNVPVGLASINISLPFLNWNTLKWNIKIDEASYESTKVDFEKSIITSLNEIDTYYKSYQQASSSFTLQEKNLKAQKEITKHYKNRYDNGNVEFKSWLEALVNEKDTELNVLKAKFDIIEAENKIYQAM